The following coding sequences are from one Cryptococcus deuterogattii R265 chromosome 1, complete sequence window:
- a CDS encoding eukaryotic translation initiation factor 3 subunit G: MADLKQPNRDWAADDVDADELPPTTESTDADGITTIVSWKYNADDQKVKVTRRVRRRLQVSTVTQTMAERKQWPKFGLDKGKPPGPDRKTTIIGENLHFKIAPISKVQRVEPEQETAAKAPTGKAVVCRLCSGQHYTARCPFREQLAAIDNLNADGAEEEQTVVSGTLAAKGAGETGGKYIPPSQRAGATGAGESMFRSRDELPTLRVTSLSLDAEEEDLRALFQPFAKNGKLGRANIVRDRNTRVSKGLAFVSFESKRDAEAAMAHLNGRGYDSLILEVAWSQPRGERT, translated from the exons ATGGCCGATTTAAAACA ACCCAACCGCGACTGGGCCGCcgatgatgttgatg CCGATGAGCTTCCCCCAACTACTGAGTCTACCGACGCCGACGGTATCACAACTATTGTTAGCTGGAAGTACAATGCGGATGATCAGAAAGTAAAAGTGACCAGGAGAGTGAGGAGACGGTTGCAGGTTTCCACTGTGACTCAGACAATGGCAGAAAGGAAGCAGTGGCCGAA GTTTGGCCTCGACAAGGGAAAGCCTCCTGGACCCGACAGAAAGACTACCATCATCGGAGAAAACCTTCATTTCAAGATCGCCCCCATCAGCAAG GTTCAGCGTGTTGAGCCCGAACAAGAGACAGCTGCCAAGGCTCCTACTGGAAAGGCTGTTGTTTGCCGACTCTGTAGTGGTCAACATTATACTGCCAGATGTCCTTTCAGAGAACAGCTTGCCGCTATCGATAATCTCAATGCAGACggagcagaggaagagcagacTGTTGTTTCAGGGACTCTGGCCGCCAAGGGTGCTGGTGAGACAGGTGGCAAATACATCCCTCC ATCTCAACGGGCAGGGGCCACTGGTGCTGGCGAGTCAATGTTCCGATCTAGAGACGAGCTTCCTACCCTTCGTGTCacctccctttccctcgatgccgaagaagaagatcttcGGGCTTTGTTCCAACCTTTTGCCAAGAACGGCAAGCTCGGAAGGGCCAATATTGTCAGGGATCGCAACACGAGAGTCAGCAAGGGTTTGGCGTTCGTCAGTTTCGAGAGCAAGAGGGATGCGGAGGCGGCTATGGCTCACTTGAACGGTCGTG GTTACGATTCATTGATCCTGGAGGTCGCCTGGTCACAACCTCGAGGGGAACGAACGTAA
- a CDS encoding translation machinery-associated protein 20, producing the protein MFKKFNPKEDVSSSTSLKSSVQRNIRSSILSQIEHLSLPAWKDQPTATEASVEQAEPAAEEKEKEEPSSGKGKGGKKGGKGKGGKGKGKDKEEKEEKEDEGEGAGGESVIDEIWPKKEALGLTKCHDRISIFTIHSVPIFFQHFDGPFIPTLKLLHKYPDMLPHVQIDRGAIKFLLAGANMMAPGLLSAGGKLPDGLEKDTIVAIQAEGKQHACGIGKLVASSADIKKAGKGVAVETICWIGDDLWKVDTIGL; encoded by the exons ATGTTCAAGAA ATTCAATCCTAAGGAAGAtgtctcttcctcgactTCCCTGAAGTCTTCTGTCCAGCGTAACATTAGATCATCCATTCTTTCTCAGATAGAGCATTTGTCCCTCCCGGCGTGGAAAGATCAGCCTACCGCTACAGAGGCTTCCGTGGAACAAGCCGAGCCTGCggctgaggagaaggagaaagaagaacccTCTTCtgggaagggcaagggtggaaaaaaaggtggaaagggaaagggcgggaaggggaaaggaaaggacaaggaagaaaaggaggaaaaggaagacgagggTGAGGGTGCGGGTGGCGAGAGTGTGATTGACGAAATTTGgccgaagaaggaagctCTTGGATTGACTAAATG TCATGATCGGATATCAATTTTCACCATTCATTCAGTACCCATTTTCTTCCAGCACTTCGACGGTCCCTTCATCCCGACTCTAAAGCTCTTACATAAGT ATCCTGACATGCTTCCTCATGTTCAGATCGATCGGGGGGCGATCAAGTTTCTTCTAGCT GGTGCGAATATGATGGCCCCTGGTCTCTTATCTGCTGGGGGTAAACTTCCTGATGGTCTGGAAAAGGATACTATTGTCGCCATCCAAGCCGAAGGTAAGCAGCATGCTTGTGGTATTGGTAAGCTCGTGGCCTCAAGTGCCGATATCAAGAAGGCTGGCAAGGGCGTAGCTGTTGAGACCATTTGCTGGATTGG CGATGATCTCTGGAAAGTAGATACTATTGGCCTTTAG